From Dermochelys coriacea isolate rDerCor1 chromosome 8, rDerCor1.pri.v4, whole genome shotgun sequence, the proteins below share one genomic window:
- the RNF44 gene encoding LOW QUALITY PROTEIN: RING finger protein 44 (The sequence of the model RefSeq protein was modified relative to this genomic sequence to represent the inferred CDS: deleted 1 base in 1 codon) has protein sequence MRPWELAVNRRPPSAPFNPWRFSGGPCSSPEHLRRSPPSRRLWGRRDRPLQTLLAQDENYLHPAFPSPQQHLPVDEPRAYALASTPPRMLHPAAHPPHQSPFMVDLHEQVHQGPVPLSYTVTTVTTQGFPIHAGQHIPGCSTQQLPACSVMFSGQHYPLCCLPPPLIQACAMQQLPVSYQTFPPILSSDHYILHPPPPVPPHQPPHMASLGQFLPLQAQHPRMPLQRIDNEVELRGEQHPIGGFAYPPSPHAPALSPSVPLHYLPHDPLHQDLPFGVPYPPMMPRRLNTQRYRLQQPLRPPPPPPPPYYPSFLPYFLSMLPVSPTAVGPTLSLDLDVDDVEMENYEALLNLAERLGEAKPRGLTKADIEHLPSYRFNPESHQSEQSLCVVCFSDFEARQLLRVLPCNHEFHAKCVDKWLKANRTCPICRADASEVHREAE, from the exons ATGCGACCATGGGAACTGGCAGTCAATAGGcggcctccctctgcccccttcaACCCGTGGCGTTTCTcggggggaccctgcagcagccCCGAGCACCTCAGGCGAAG CCCCCCTTCCAGGCGTCTGTGGGGACGACGTGACCGACCTCTGCAAACCCTGCTGGCCCAGGATGAGAACTACCTGCaccctgccttcccctccccgcagcaGCATCTCCCTGTAGATGAGCCTCGAGCGTACGCTCTCGCCAGCACGCCGCCACGAATGCTTCACCCAGCTGCTCACCCGCCCCACCAGAGCCCATTCATGGTGGATCTCCACGAGcag GTGCACCAGGGCCCTGTCCCCCTCTCCTACACGGTGACCACGGTAACGACGCAGGGCTTTCCTATCCACGCAGGCCAGCACATCCCCGGGTGCAGCACGCAGCAGCTCCCCGCATGCTCAGTGATGTTCAGCGGGCAGCATTACCCACTCTGCTGCCTCCCGCCCCCG ctcATCCAGGCATGTGCCATGCAGCAGCTGCCAGTCTCCTATCAGACGTTCCCGCCCATCCTCTCCAGCGACCATTACATCCTGCACCCGCCCCCGCCAGTGCCGCCGCACCAGCCCCCACACATGGCCTCCCTCGGCCAGTTCCTGCCGCTGCAGGCCCAGCACCCGCGCATG cctctgcagagGATAGACAATGAAGTGGAGTTGCGAGGGGAGCAGCATCCCATTGGAGGCTTCGCCTACCCGCCTTCTCCCCACGCCCCAGCACTGTCCCCCTCCGTCCCGCTGCATTACCTCCCCCACGACCCGCTGCACCAAGATCTGCCATTCGGCGTG ccataCCCGCCCATGATGCCACGGCGTCTGAATACCCAGCGATACCGACTGCAGCAGCCactg cgcccccccccaccgccgccACCCCCCTACTACCCCAGCTTCCTGCCGTACTTCCT ctcaaTGCTCCCCGTGTCGCCAACGGCCGTGGGGCCCACGCTCAGCCTCGACCTGGATGTGGACGATGTGGAGATGGAGAATTACGAG GCGTTACTGAACCTGGCTGAGCGGCTGGGCGAGGCCAAGCCGCGAGGCCTCACCAAAGCAGACATCGAACACCTCCCATCGTACCGCTTCAACCCCGAGAGCCACCAGTCGGAGCAGAGCCT GTGCGTCGTGTGCTTCAGCGACTTCGAAGCAAGGCAGCTGCTCCGGGTTCTGCCCTGCAACCATGAGTTCCACGCCAAGTGTGTCGACAAATGGTTAAAG GCGAACCGCACGTGCCCGATCTGCCGGGCGGACGCGTCCGAGGTGCACCGGGAGGCCGAGTGA